The genomic window CTGTAGAAAAGGTGAAATTGGGAGCAGCAAGCTTCTTCAGTGTTCTATTCCCTGGAAGGTATCATCAGGACCAACTGCAGCTGAGGCTCAGGCATCACTAGCCAACAGCCTGCAGGCACCAGGAAGTCTTGGGATAGAGATGACAGTGGAGTGATCGAAACCTGATGgggagaaagcaaaataaggtCAGGTGACAGTTTTTACACCAACGCACAGCTTTAGAATGGAAGACCTCTCCCTCATGTCCCATTCCACATTAGGCACACAACCTGCCTCACAGAGCTCAGGACTGGTTGTTCACCTCAAAATGTCTTTTCTCAGCAATGCTAAGCAGACAAGCCTCCCTCTTGATACCCAAATCCAGCTCTAGTCCGTGAAGCCCAAGCACACAGCTCACCCTGACCACAGGCAGGGAGACAGACACTGCACCAGCCCCTGCTACATGGTTCTGTTGATGCTCTTTTCATCACCCAGCTGCTTCCCACCCCTGCTATCTCCAGCCAGGATCTTCCTATCCATGCTCTGCAAATAACAACTTTAGGTTTGTTCACTCAAAGAGGAGAAGGTAAATCAAATAACAGTTTTGTTTGCAGTCAGCCTCAAGtgaacctttttcttttttcccttcagttttcTCAGCAaagcataaaatgaaaaagcaagCAGAATTTCCTTTCCTGAGTTTAAAAGAACATTTGTGTTCCTGTCCCTGAGGTAAAAGGTTAGCTTGCTCAGCCTCAAAATGTGAAATGAACAGCAATACTTTTGGCTTAGGAATAGtccaaataaaatgttttgagtgctccttttcctcccacTCATCCAAAAAGGTTTGCAAAGTTTGTAAGTGTTCACAAACAGCTTAATACTGTGTGCCCTTCACCCAATAAGCCAGGTTTCTGTCCCTCACCCCAGGCCTCCTGCACCCTGTTTGGctgcctccccttcccagcctgttGTCTGAGGGCTCGCACCACAGCAACACCCAGAGCACTCATGCCCCATACCTTGAGGGATCCTCTTGGGGCGAGAAGGGGCCACTGAGCTCAATAACATTGAGTTTGTTCTCAAAGACACCGTAGCTGAGGGTGACCTACAAAGTGGTGGTGAGAAAGGAGCAGGGAGTACAAACTGAGTTCAGGAGCAACAAACTTGCTTTGGGTAACAGAAGCTTGCATTCATGTTCTTTCTTTGCTGGCTTGGCCTCTGCCCTCCACATCCCTCCTGTCTTCCTCCTCATGATGGTCCACCCTACTAGTCCTTTGCCTCTCCAAGCCCCCTATACCCCTTATTATCTCCCCACATAGGGCAGATATAGTGCCATGTTGAAGTCCCTTTCCTAGTCAATCCTCACTTCTGCTTGTCTTTGTGCCACATTCTCCCAGGGACACCCTCAATCCTACCACAATTCCCCATACAGGTGCTCCTCACCACTGATCCCAGAACACTGCAACTGGCAAGTATACTACAAGCAACATCTGCTCCTTATTTCCAAGGAGCATTTGTCAGGAAAACCTTCCCAAAAGAGCAGATGATTGATTCAATGCACATCAGTGCCATCAGCGGAGCAATGTTCCTGTAAGTTCCCCTCCACTTCTCCTGCCTCACACATCTCACTCTTGCTccattttccctcctcacctgcTGCATGAGCTGAGAGGTGGGGATGAGCTGCAGGTTCTCCAGGTGGGAGTGGAAGAGCGCAttaggcagcagctgcccaccAACTTTGCACTCAATGATGTAACCCACGGTGCAATCATCTGGCAGGCGGATGAGCTCTGAAGTGCTCAGGAAGTTCCTGCCACTGGAACAGAGTAGGGCTGCATGAGTTAGGAAGAGGGTAGGGGCAGATACAGACATCCACTTGGGTGTGATATTACTGAAATATCTCTGGTTTTCGAGAAATCTCTGAGTTCCATCTGCAAATACTCAGGAGTGTGTTTGCTGtctgagcattcccagccatGCAGTCCCAGGGATTGTCAGGTGCTGTCCCTGATATGTACCTGCTACTCACTGAGCTGATGCAGAGAGCTGACAGACTTCGATGAGTCACTTCTGCTGTCTGGTGAGTGGCACTGAGCCCCTGAGGGGTCAGACAAGCcaccacaagagaaacagtgggAACCAGGAtcaagaggaagaagagacaaTTTTGCAGCTTGCCTAAGCCATCCATGGCTCCACTGTAATGTAACAACACATGCATGGCCATCCTTTGATGATAGGCTAAACCCAATTTTAAGGCCTCTGTGACTGGAATCAGTTATGCAGCACAAAGCACTATCTACTATAACAACCCTGAGCTAGTTGAAATaagttttaagcattttttaaaagtagtgGCAGAATTTATGCCAGGTTAGGCATTATCCCTCCATGCCACTTTCATTTCACCCCAGATCACAGATCATCATCGTGTCTGGGTCTACCATAAAATATGTATCATGGACTTCATCTAACCAGTCTCCTGGTATGGATCAGGTCTGTCTTTCTGGGTATGGTCAGATCTCGTTACAGCTGGCACATACAATGCCTACTAGTATATGTGCATACAGCCTGTGGCATAACCTAGGGCATCATGGAATACATCATCTTCTTGTAGGCTGGGCTATCACAAGAccctgggacacagctctgtTCTCCATGCATCAGGCTGAGAAAATGATAGTGGCCACTCTAAGAAGCTGAAAAGGGTTTGGGATGAGGGAATAGAAAATTAGCGTAGGAGGGAGCTTAAGGAAAGAGGCAAATGAAGGGGGAGATATACAGATAGAGAAAGCACTTAGGAAAAGTGTCAGTGGAAGCTGAAAAGTATAGAAAGGAACATGGAGAGTAACCAAGAGATTAaaggaggcagggagaggagagtaTATCATCCTGTGATCATGTTTGCTGATGTACCTGCTCTTACCTCTTTTCAGTCAAGAGGCAGACCCACCCACTAAACTCTTCCTCCAGTCCCGCACACTTTCAGATGTGTAACACGTGACACTCTGTGCCTTTGCAAACACCATACACACAAATCCTAGTCTGACACTGCCAGAAATTAATGTGCAGCCATGTTGCTCATCCCCAAGGGCTCCCATGCTCATCAGCTGCACAGCTTACCTGGCCCATGGCACCATCTTGCTTGCCAGCTTGCGGCTGATGCAGAACCCAGCCCCTCCTGTGGCAAACCAGAAGTGCACGGATTTCTAGAGAGAAACACCAGAGAAAATCAATGGCAGAGGCTCAGGTGATACCAGACTCCCAGAGATGGGAATTCAGGAAACCCAGCTTTGATACTAGGACAAACACAGCCCTATTGTCACCCCAGCCCCCTGACTGCTGCCCAGAAGAAGGACTTGCCAGCAGTACAGCATGGAATTTGACCTCCTCATGACTGGAATGGCCAAGCTCCTGCTGGCATCAACAGGTGGGCTGCCTAGGGCAAGCTTATCTCCTGTCAGACGGGTAgccaaaggcagagcagcaaCATGGGACTCTTCCCCTAGGCTGATCAAATGTAGTCAACAACCATAGCCATGTTTAGACCTGACTGGCAAATTTTTAGCTGTTGCACATTGCTCTTGGGATCTGTTTCTCCTTGCAGTATGCCTACAGCCAATAAGCCAGAGCACCAAAACAACCCATTGGCCCCTGCACCACCAACACAGGCTGTACCGTCTGGTTGTTTGGCAGTGTTTCGGAGGCCCAGATGGGTCGGTTCAGGCTGGGTTTTCCCAGGTAAACATCCCACATCTCAGAGTAGGAAGACAAGAGCTTCAGGAGGGCCTGAGGGTTCAGGTAGTTGTCATCATCcaaatggcaaaaccagctggGGAAGATAGGCAAACACAAGAGGTTTGTGGTAAGGAGGGTGCCTCTTGCTCGCAGGGATCCCCCCACGCCAGCTCTGCCTCACCTCCGGCCACTGACCAGGAAGGCATCAAACTCAGCAGCCATCTTGCAGGAGAGGGCCAGGTGGCTGTGCTCGGCAGAGCAGTTGGTGAAGATCACATGGTTACCTAACCAGAAGAGGGAAAGTTTTGTGCAGTCACAAGAACAtctgggcaggagggaaggggttTGTTCACAGCCAGCCTCCTCATGGTCCCCCAACATGGCGACACAGGTTTCATCTTTCCCCTTACTAGGAAGTAAAACCTGGAAAAAGTCACTTAGCCAAGACTAGGACACCTGCCACCCACTCTTCGCCCTGCTCACTGCCAACCATGGTGCAGGGGTTGACGGGTTCTGTCATGGGCTGCTTCCACCCACGGCTGCTTCAAGGCAGGCAGCACCCTGCCTCCAGTTGGCTGCGTGCACTGGGGTAAGCCAACTACACCAAACCACTACCACCAGCTTGGGGTCCTCTCACAGGACATGGCAAGGGGCATGTTccagtgggcagtgctggtgcaggAGAGTCAGCTTTTATGCCAGAACCCTTCTCAAAGCCATTGCAGTTCAGAAGCTGAAGGCAGGGTGAAAAGGTGGTATTACAGGACAAGTCATTACCCATTCTCCTTTTCAAGGCATCATCTTCTTCATCAGTAAAGACATAGGTCTagggaaacaaggaaaagaggTTACTCTCAAGGATGGAGCTGGTGCACTCCTGCCTGCCCACTCTTTTCTCCCACAGCTGGACACACTCAACACAGTTACCCCAACTCCATCCTCTGCTGATGTAGCCTGCTCAAGCAGCAGTTGAAGAGAAGGACAGCTATGCATGGCTCAATCATCAGTACTTGTGTGACTTCatttctgctcctgtcccactgCCTTGGAAAGAGGGGACCCATGACACTGAGTGAGGGGGTGAGGGAGCCCTGGCTTTGGTGTCAGTTgtagaaaaattaaagcattgTGGCTAAATGATGCTTGAGTTAAAAGGATAACATCTGTCTGTGTGTTAACTGTGCACAGCCCCCTGCCACTTTCCACcctcctccttcttttcctccaccCCCAGGCCTCTCTAATCCCCCTTGCTGCCATTATGTGGCAAATCTCCCCCTCTTCAGGACCAGGCGAGGATCAGGACCAGTGGAAAAAAGCTTTACTCAGGCAGAAAATGAGCTTTCATGAAATCAAAAAGGAGTCACAAGCTGTAAACAGTCTCCCCACCAGCTGCCCACAAGCTTGTTAAACACAGCACCTGCACAGGGACAAAGGGAATGAGGCAGGCAGACAACAGCCCCAGGAGCCACCATTGCTACCAAAGGCTCGGGCAAGGAGAAAAGAGTCCCTACATCTCCCCACAGCCACATAGCATTTGGGAGATATATCCCTGTCAAGAGGATGCAGCAAGAGAAATGTTCTGTGCATGAAAAGAAGGCAACGAAGGAGCCCCAAAGATCACCAGGCTcaagcagagacagcaggatGGTTTCATGATCCCAGATGTATGTGCTACTCTGGCCTAGTGAACTACCCTccaacagctgagctgcagcaatgAACCATGCACATATTCCTACCTCACCCCACCAGTGAAGTTTCTTAGTTAAAACCACCTTCAAGGTGATCATGGGACAAGAGGCAATTAGCTATATTTCAGGTAAAGGAGTTGCTCTGGATCAGGGGACCATATCACAACCTTCAGGCAAGGCAGGGATTGTCAGTGGCATGGGATTTCCCTTGTCAGAACGTCCGTGTCAGAAATTTTCACTATGTAAAATGGTTCatcttaagaaaaaatattctgaaaccATTTAAACtttctcacattaaaaaaaaaaccctagaaatATTGTTGCTGGAAATTACTTGCTTACAGACATAAAAACAACTAGAAATCATATGTCTAACAAACACTACATCTGAttgacttaaaataaaaatctgcatattttcccaaattttcTAATTCTGACAATATTCTGAAGCTCCCACTTTTCTCTTGATGCAAGGTGGGAAACGTTTTTTCATAGACATTCAACATGTTTCTGTAGGAACCCAAGGATGAAGGTACACTGTCACCATGAGCAACACTAGACTATCCAATATAACTGGGGAAAAGGAGCTATGAGTGTGGGCACTGGGAAATATGATTTTTCTGGCTTTTCCAAATTCTGATCTCCATGGCACATGTGGCTACAGTATTCCAGAAGTGCTAAAGAAGATCACAATAGTTTAGGCAGCTGCCTGGATCCTTGCCTCTCCATCCCTCACACCCCTCAGAGTGGGCAACCTGGAACAGGGGCTGCTGCCATCATCCAAGTGACCACCACCCTGTGTCCCTCAGCAAAGCCATACACGATGGCtgggatgggagagagaaaaaagtgcCCTGGCTAAAAACCTTCCTGGAGACCATTTGGCCCAATTACGCAGGTCCTTCTCAAGAAGACACCAGTCACTGTTGTCCATACTAATGGAGCCTGGAAGAGATTTAGGTCTCTCACCAAAGCTACACTACCTGTTGGGGACATGGGAGCAGAGAAACACCTTGTGTCAGCTGCAGGCAAGTGGGCTAGACAGAAGTAGCTTCCCCTTCACAGCCACCCTCCTGTTCTCCACCAGACCATCTACAGGGCTATGCAGCATCTCCCACGGTGGTGCCTCAGCACACTAAAACTGGGCCAGGACGGCTCTCAATGCTACAGCAAGGCAGCCAATCCAGACCTGAGCAGAGATGAAGTACAGAAAGTATCCCTCCATTCTGGAGTGGACAAGATGTCTGACTGGGAAAGGAGGTCTGCTCAAGAGCAGTGCATGCAGTGATATGGAGACACTGCCAAACAGCTTTGCTTGGCAGCTCTTCATGAACATGAGCCCATGCAATGGGTAAATACTATACTTTGAGACCTCCTCATCCCAAAGTGAGGAAGTAGCCTTGCAAGGAAAGAATAGGAAAAGGCAATAAAGATGTGGAACCTGACAATCCAAGGCCCTGTTCATCTCCCAGGCTATCCCTTCCCTAAGAATACCCCTCCAATACACAAACACCTCAGTAGGGTTATTGTTGCCTCCCACCCAGAGCACAGATTCAAAACCCACAGTGCATTTACaacactgaaaatctgaaagCCAGTTCAGGATGAGTTATTCAAAGGTTTCATTTCAATTGGCTGGATAGGTGGGCTTCTAAAAGGGGGAAAGGTGTTGGAATGAGTTTGCATTACCAAACAAAATGCCATTTCAAGACAAATAGACTTATCTCCCTCAAAACTACTGGGGCAAAGAATATGACTCCAAGATTCTATCCAGCCTGAACAATCATCAAAACAGACACTTCTGTTTAAATTAAACTTTTGCTGAGGAAAAGGCCTTTCACTAAAATGACTTTCACATCAGTCTCCTGTGGGAAGTTTGTCATGGATCAGTTCTCAAGAGGCAGAGCATGGTCCAACAGTGCCCACCTCAGACTTCGCCATCTCTTACCCACTGCACATCTTCTGTTTAAACAGTGTAGTTTCAGAGAAAATGTCTCCCTCTCATTGTCTACTCCAACAGAGCCCAACACAGAGGACTTTTAATTTGGCTACTATATGGTCTGTCCTAGCAATAAAACCCACAGCTGTTCTGTCTCCTGTTACAGTCACCTAAGCCTGACCTGTGAGGTCTGGGTTGCTCTCGCCAGGAGGACACCATGCAGGTAATGAGCTCTGAATCCAAGCTTGGCATCAGCAACATGGCCAGATGCTAAAATTTCCCTGTTGGCCACTGCTGGAAAAGAACTCGCTGAACTGGTCTCCAGCCTTGAGTAAGGACAAGTGAGACAGAAAGATGCTGGGTCAGCCCTAGAAGGAGGCAATCTTTGTCCATCAGGACTTCTGAGACCTGGATCTCTCCAAGACTGTCTCCTAAAGCCTAGGAGCTTTAGTAAGAACTCAATATTAGGTCAGGTGCACTATCCCTGTCCCCACAACAATTAAATAAACTTTGTgaattgaaaatgttttttcttttttgctaaGCAAGGTTTACTATACTGTCAAATTTTCAAAACTAATCCTTTCCCCTAAACTTCAAAACCCCCCTCAAGCaggaatatattaaaaaaaaaaagggggttgACTTTCATGTACTTCTCTTTACCTTTCTTCCcactccccctcccctttcctcaAAGCCATTTagtaaaaaaagcagaagaaaaacatggaaaattgaggaggggaaggaaaataCTGAGCTTGCAACAAAAACTGGTAACACGGAAAAAGCATTGCTTAAAATGGGTGACACTTCTGTTCTACCCTTCCTTCCTATTTTCCTGCTCAGTCCATGAAGCTTACCCAGAGGTTGGCAGCAGCATGAAAAATTCAACACCTCTTCCCACATTTGGACATCACTTGCATGCCAAATAGAGAGGGTCAGATGAATCTGGGGAGCTAGTATCTAATTCCTGTCATCAGCAGAATAGCCAGGCACTGGCTCATCACACACATGAAGAAGGAAAGTTGAACTGCTCCTTAAAAACCCAAAGGCCCCAGTAACAATATCTAAATGCCAGTGCAGCCAtgtggttgggtttggtttctccaaagagctgctgggctgaggTCAGATGGAGAGAAGAAGTGCTTCTGGAGAAGGAAGCAGGGCATCTCAGATGGTGAAAGGGACACGCAGACAGGAGAGGAAGCGTGCTCAAAATAGGACATGACTTCCTGTGACGACCGCAGCAGACCAGACAGTTGCAGCGCCATGAAGTGGAAAACTACCCTTACCCAGAAAACCCTGCATTGCTTCAAGCGCTCTCCTACCTGAAACCTCCGCCCCCGTCCCCCTTCCTCACTGAGGCCTGAAATTGCCTTCTAGGcacccatcacacacacacagaggcaaaaAACCACCCTTCAGGGCAGCCAcaggatttcttcttttttgagGAGCAGATCTGCGAGGGAGGGAGAAATTCACTCAGGCTCCAGGGAGTGCTTCTGCCCACCAGCAAGCAAGTCTGCACAGCACCACTAATGTGGTGCCCCATATCAGCTCCTCTAACATGAAGGAAACGCTCCAAACTCTGTTGTAGCAAAGGCTGCAAACATCAGAccctcagttaaaaaaaaaatttaaaaacaactaTACACTCCCATCACTTCAAGACCCTACATGTGAAAGCATCTGCCCAAGAAAGCAAAGTATGGATTATGCTGATGTAATGAGGAGTGAACAGGGCTGACTTCAGGAGGCCCTCCAGATCCTTCTGCCTTATTTTCCTGCCCACTGCACTCCACTTTCCCAGGGTAATGGGTGCCCAGGGGCAAGGCAGGCATCCTAATGGAGGGCCAGGGGAGCCAGTCAGCTCCAAACCCAGCCAACTTATGGCACTAGGAGGTAGAAAACCACCATTTCATACAGATCCAGGATTGTCTGTGCACTCAGTCTGGTGTGGCCTCTCTGCCCACCTTCCCCATGAAGCGGCTGCGGGTGAAACATTTTGCTAGGTAGCATCCCTCTTTCAATGTGAAGTGAGAAttagagaaaaggaggcaaaatACCGAGTGGGAGTACAGTGCCCATCCTCCCCTTCCTTTGGCTTTTATACCCCTGACCTGACACTCCATCCATGCCCCACTACCAAACATCTTCTCTGTAGTTCAAATCCACACACTCACCTGCTCACCGGCCTGGGATATCCACGTGTCCAGAAGCAGCTCCATTCTGCTCTGGTGAAATCTCTTGGTTGTCTTCACAGCTATAAAAATGTCCCCAAGAGTCAGTCTTCCCTCAGTCCTGTATCCCTCCGGAGAACGGACTTTGAGTTCCTTCTGCCCCCTGCCACCACCTCTCTCTGGGCTCACTTTGTTCTGTTGCTTTGGCTTCTCCAACATGCCCTGCCTGAGCCCTGAATGCTGAGCTGTTTCCTGAGCCCCATGGTGCCGGTGCCGTATGGAGAGGAGAGCCACACTGGTAAGGAAGATTGCAGCTCCAGAGAGACCATGGATGAGCCGACGGCCCATGGCTCCCAAATTGTTCCTGCCACAGCCAGTATCCTATTAAACACGGACAAACTCTACCTCTACCTCCACGTGAAGCTGCCTGCTCTTCTCAAAGCCTCCGATGCGGCAGGATCAGCCCAAGAGCAGGGTTTGAGCTGGGTGTGGTCAAGGAACAGGGTGGGTGAAGACCAGGAAGCCAAAGAGGCAGCAGACCTGGAGGATACCGGTCAAGCAGGGGGAATTTTCACAGACTACAGGGGGCTCAATGACCCAGGAAGCAAGGAACACATGACGGGAAAATACTCCACGGTGACTGGCACGTGGCTAGCACAGCCTGCCAGGAGGAAAGTGAGCATCCCCGCTCCCCAGAGAGACCCAGGGTCCCAGGCTGGGTGTTGTGGGGGCGGCAAAAGAGATCAGAGCCATCGGCGGGAAGTCTGGACCGAAGGCATCAGTTCCCCAGAAGACACCAGCCCACGCATCCGAGCCAGGGGCTCGGCAGCAGGCGAGCGGAGGACGCAGGGCTGCAGGGACGGGGCCGCGAGTCCAGGGTACGCCAGGACTGCCGCTCCACCTGCTGTCACCCGCAGCTcttgctccctgccagccccggTCCCGCCTCCGGCCATGGGGCGGGGCGCCAACCCCGAGGAAGGAAGGGGTTGGAGCAAGGggggaaagatggagagacgGCAGTCATTCGTCTGACGGTGGATTTGCCTCACCAGGTTATCCCCAGTGTGGGACACCTCCGAGGTGGCAAACAGCAGATCTGGGAGGACGAACTTGTTGCTTCACTGTTTTCCGAGCTCCTCTGTGGCAGTCCAGCCCGATCTCTGCAGCCTTGCTCAGGCCAGTGCCCTTGAGGGAGGAGCAGACGGTGGCATTGATGTGGACTCTGGTGAAGGCAAGGTGCGGGGTCCTATATTGTTCTTGGGAAGAACATTTTTTACCCTAGGAATTCCCTCAGCCCCAAACTTTTCCTGTGGACACAGGTCAGAATTGCTGCCTCCGCCCTTAAATGCCAACCTGTCTTCAcaaagcagggctgtgtgttccCTGCTGTCCCGTTCTCCCCCCGTGCCCCAGAGCCTCAAGTTGAGGTGTGAACCCCACTTCTGACACCTGTCTCCCCAAACCATGACCCAGATACTCTGTGCTCTTGAAGATCCCTTTTCCGCCTTTAGCCACACAATCCCCGCCCTCCATTTCATATCCCCACCAGGATGCCCAAGGGCATTCTGCTGCCCCAAGTGGCTGAAGAACCAGTGACATTCACAGGAACAGGTACACCAGCAACAGAAAGTGTGAGGGAGAGCCTGCTGCCTCCCTTTAATCCCTTTTTCACCATAGAATGATCTGGGTTGGAAGTGGCCTTAAAGATTATCCAGTTCCAAGCctcctgccataggcagggacaccttctgctgGACCACGTTGGTCAGAGCCacacccaacctggccttgaacactttcaggggtGGGGCTCAGTGTCACTGCTGAGTTTATATCCCACCCAAATCCTTGCTGCTGtagcagagctgagctcagcaACTTGTCCTTTGTGGCTCTTGTGTGGTCCATGATGAGGATTCCTTTCCCCATTTCCTGGGCAAGGAAGGGACATGTCATTTCTCTTTGGAAAACCCCAgagacacacaggcacagcagcaaaatGGCACCTCCGGCTCCTTCCCCACCACCACTCTGCACGATTGGACATGTCTGTGcatccccctgtgccaccttcaCTCCCAGCCCTCTGGTTGACAACAAGAGATAGGGATACCAGAGGTGCTGGGGGAGGTCTCTTTTGCAGGGGTAACAAGTGATTAGCTGGAAGCACAGCCTGACTACTCAAAGTGTGTGGGCGAGCTTTTAACCACTGTTCGCCCAGGCTATAGGGCTGGGGTTGATTCTCAGTGCCAGCAAGGGCAGTAAGAATTTTCAAGCCCTGAGTCAGAGTGCCTCATACAGTGTTTTCCCTGGATATTCaagtgctattttttttctgcaaagttGCAAATTCTAATCTTCAAATTCATGACAAGGTGGATGGGAGCTTGCTTTGGGACTTGTCTTCTCATCAGCTCAACAAGAGTCCCACTTTGTTTGCCTGCAGGGCAAGCACCCTCCCAGGGGACTGGCTGTGCCGGGATGCTCAGGCTGCATCCCCGGGAGTGGGTGTCACTTGGGAGCTTTCATCTGGAGCCATGTGTATGCCAGTTCCCCCTTTCCTGAGAGGAGAGTTGCATGGCTCCAGGGCAGACCTAAGATTTGCTCTACATTTCAGTGACTCTAAGTTAaagtcttcattttctttcctcccccttcACTGTCATCCTCATAAAAGACACAGGCAACTGGTTTAGAGCCTGAAATAACACCTCACAGGGGACTCATGAAGATCAGCAAGTTAATCTTTGCTCAGAGCTTCAAAAGTGCATGGCACTAGCACTGCCGAATCACAGGGGCAAGGAGGACACAGAGAGGACTTGACTCTGGTATTGCTTGCCCATCTTCTCCCCTTGACCCCAGATTCAGCAGACTCACCATGGGTATCCCAGTACCCCTTTCCCATAGTGGGTCTGATAACGGCAATTGGTCAGGAGTCAGGACCATGCTAACAGAGATGAACACTGTCGCAGCTACCCAAACTCTCCATCTTCCCTCTGCCAGAGTTTGAACCCACTCTTGGCTCCGTATTAAGGTGAGAACTCCCCTTTCAGGGGCACCATCCCCCCTTCTCCtagcagcctggctgggctccGTCACCCTGTTGTCCCCCAGGAGGATGAGGTAACTGGCTCGTCACTTAACACTAATCAGGGCATGGAGGCATGCAAAGCTCTAGGGACCTCAGCCAGACACATCAAGTGAGCTTTTCCCTGACTTTCCTAAAGTAATCTGGCCAACATCAGCATTGGGAGAGGCAAGGGATTGAAAACCAGAGGTCAAGTAGAAAAGAGAGGGGACTTGGTCTGTGGCACACAATCTGTCCTCTCCCCACACCTTTTGCTGCCCTACAATACCAAAGT from Pithys albifrons albifrons isolate INPA30051 chromosome 3, PitAlb_v1, whole genome shotgun sequence includes these protein-coding regions:
- the MFNG gene encoding beta-1,3-N-acetylglucosaminyltransferase manic fringe isoform X1 translates to MGRRLIHGLSGAAIFLTSVALLSIRHRHHGAQETAQHSGLRQGMLEKPKQQNKVSPERGGGRGQKELKVRSPEGYRTEGRLTLGDIFIAVKTTKRFHQSRMELLLDTWISQAGEQTYVFTDEEDDALKRRMGNHVIFTNCSAEHSHLALSCKMAAEFDAFLVSGRSWFCHLDDDNYLNPQALLKLLSSYSEMWDVYLGKPSLNRPIWASETLPNNQTKSVHFWFATGGAGFCISRKLASKMVPWASGRNFLSTSELIRLPDDCTVGYIIECKVGGQLLPNALFHSHLENLQLIPTSQLMQQVTLSYGVFENKLNVIELSGPFSPQEDPSRFRSLHCHLYPKTSWCLQAVG
- the MFNG gene encoding beta-1,3-N-acetylglucosaminyltransferase manic fringe isoform X2, coding for MGRRLIHGLSGAAIFLTSVALLSIRHRHHGAQETAQHSGLRQGMLEKPKQQNKVSPERGGGRGQKELKVRSPEGYRTEGRLTLGDIFIAVKTTKRFHQSRMELLLDTWISQAGEQTYVFTDEEDDALKRRMGNHVIFTNCSAEHSHLALSCKMAAEFDAFLVSGRSWFCHLDDDNYLNPQALLKLLSSYSEMWDVYLGKPSLNRPIWASETLPNNQTKSVHFWFATGGAGFCISRKLASKMVPWASGRNFLSTSELIRLPDDCTVGYIIECKVGGQLLPNALFHSHLENLQLIPTSQLMQQVSITPLSSLSQDFLVPAGCWLVMPEPQLQLVLMIPSRE